The genomic stretch CCGCACGCCGCGCGGCGGTTCGTGATCCAGGTCGCAGGGCGCCGCCGCCGCCGCGTCGCAATGCGGCGTCACCGCGCGCGCCAGGTTCGCTGGGTCGCACACCTGCGCACCTCGAGGTCCGCTGGTCGCTGCCCCGCGGGAGGCGTACGATCGGCCCAGGAGTCGGGGCGATGGCGAACCCACAGGACCGAACAAGCGGGCTGGACGAAGCCGAGCTTCGCGGGCCCGGGGGGTGCGCCGAGCTCGACCAGATCGCGCAGGCGACGGCCGACGCGCTCGCGGTCCCGATCGCGCTGGTCAGCGTCCTCGACGATGACCACGAGATCTGGAAGGGCGCCCACGGCCTGCCGCCCGCCCTCGCCGACCGGCGCGTGGCCGCGGCGATCAGCTCGACGACGCGCGAGGTGCTGACGACCGGCAAGCCGATGCTGCTGCAGGACGCGCGCCGGCGCCATCGCGTCGATCACGCCGAGCTGGCGATCGTGGCCTACGCCGGCGTCCCCGTGGTCACGGCCGAGGGCGAGTGCGTCGCGGTCCTGGCCGCGATCGATCACCGCCCGCGCGCGTGGCACGATCGCGACGTCCGGGTCCTGCGCGGGCTCGCGCACGCCGCCGCCGCGGTGGCCGAGCAGCGCCGCTTGACCCGCCAGTGCGACGCCCTGCGCGCCGAGCTGGCGCGCCGCAAGCTCGCGACCGACCTCCTGCTCGGGATCGCGGCCGCGGCCACGACCCAGCCCAGCGCGGACGCGCTCGAGGACACGCCGGCGACCCTGGGCCGCCACGTCGGCTGGCCGTGCGTCGAGCTGCTCACGCTCGAGGACGAGGAGCTGCGGTCGGTCGGCTGGTACGCCGCCGACGACCGCTACCACCCGCTGCGGCAGGCGCCGCGCCGCCGCCTCGGCGACGACGGGCTCGCGATCGCGGCGCTGCGATCGCGCCTGCCGGTCACCGACCACGACCTCGATCGGCTGGGCAACACCGCGCACGGTCGGCGCGCGGCCGAGCTCGGGCTGCGCACGGCGTTCGCGACGCCGGTCCTGCTCCAGCACGCGCCGATCGGCGTGCTCGAGCTGTTCACGCCCGAGCCGCGGCCGGTCATGACCGACCTGCTCGATCTGCTGCCCCGGGCCGCGCTCCTGATCGGCCAGCTCATGGACCGGCGGCTGGCGGCGCGGGCCCACGATCGACGCACCGCCGAGCTCGAGACGATCGCGATGCACGACGATCTGACCGGCCTGCTGAACCGGCGCGGCTACTACGCGCTGGCCGAGAGCGCGCTGGCCATCGCCCGGCGGCGGCGCGAGCCCGCGACCGTCTTGTTCCTCGACGTCGACGGGCTCAAGCGCATCAACGACCGCGACGGCCACGCCGCGGGCGACGAGCTGCTCCGCCAGGTGGCGGCCGTCCTGCGCGCCGCGTTCGAGAGCGAGGTGATCGCGCGGATCGGCGGCGACGAGTTCGTGGTGTTCTCGAACGAGGCCGACGCCGACGCGCTGACCGCCCGCCTGGACGTCGCGCTGGCCGCGGCCAACGCCGCGCGCGGCGCCGGCCCGCCGCTGGCCTGGAGCCTCGGCACCGCCACGTTCAACCCCGAGCAGCCGCGCTCGCTCGACGGGCTCATGACCGACGCCGACGCGCGCATGTACGCGGTCAAGGCGCGCCACCGGCGGGCCGAGGCGCGGCGCTGAGTTTCCAGGGAGGCCTGTCGCCAGGTCGCCAGGCCTCCCCTCGTCGGGGGCGAGCCCCGACGAGCCTCCCCTCCAAGACGACCCACGACGCGAGACGCCCGGCGCGCGAACCGGTGCGCGACCAAGAGCCTGACAAGCGCTGAGCCGCCCCGACGCCGCCCGCCCGATCAGGACAGGTACCGCGCCGCCAGGTGGCGCTCGAAGATCGCGGGATCGAGCGGCGCGCCGGTCGCGCGGATGAGCAGCTCGCGCGCGCTCAGGCTCGAGGCGTGGCCGTGGACGTTCGCGCGCAGCCAGCCCAGGAGCGGGGCGAAGTCGCCGCGTCCGATCGCGCCGGCCAGGTCCGGCAGCGCCCGACCGGCCGCCTCGAACAGCTGGGCCGCGGTGAGCGCGCCGAGCGTGTAGGTCGGGAAGTACCCCCACGCGCCGTCGAACCAGTGGATGTCCTGCAGGCAGCCGTCGCGATCCGACGGCGGCACCACGCCCACGAGCGCGCGCATCCCGTCGTTCCAGGCGCCCGGGAGATCGGCCAGCGCGAGGTCACCGCCGATCAGCGCGCGCTCGAGGCGGAACCGCAGGATGACGTGCAGCGGGTAGGTCACCTCGTCGGCGTCGACCCGGATCAGCCCGGGCCGGACCTCGGTGTACAGGCGGTAGAGGTTGGCGCTGTCCCAGGCCGGCCCGCTGCCGCCGAGGTGCGCGCGCGCCAGCGGCGCGAGGTGATCGATGAACGCGCGCGAGCGCCCGGCCTGCATCTCGAACAGCAGCGACTGGCTCTCGTCGACGCCCATGCTGCGCGACTGGCCGACCGGCTGGTAGTGCCACCGCGCCGGCAGGCCGCGCGCGTACTGGGCGTGGCCGGTCTCGTGGACGACGCCCATCAGCGCCTTGACGAAGTCAGCCTCGTCGTACCGGGTCGTGATGCGGACGTCGTCGGGCACGCCACCGCAGAACGGGTGCAGGCTGGTGTCGAGGCGGCCGTGCGCGAAGTCGAAGCCCAGCGCGGTCATGACCGCCAGGCCCAGCGCGCGCTGGCGCTCGATCGGGAACGGCCCGCTCGGTCGCTCCGGCGGCGGCTGCGCGGCCTGGCGCGCGACCACGCGCGCGCACAGCGGCGGCAGCACCCGCGCCAGGTGATCGAACACCGGCGCGATCTCGTCGGCGCGGCCGCCGGGCTCGTACTCGTCGAGCAGCGCGTCGTACGGCGTGCACCCGAGCCGCGCCGCCTTGGCCGCGCCGGCCTCGCGCACCAGCGCCAGCACCTCGGCCAGCGCCGGCCGCACCCGCGCGAAGTCCCCGGCGGGCCGGGCCTCGCGCCAGCGCAGCTCGCAGGTCGAGCATGCCCGCGACAGGGCCTCGACCAGGCGGGCGTCGAGCGCGGTCGCGTGGATCCACGCGCGGCGCATCTCGACCAGGTTGGCCCGCTGCCACGCGTCGAGCGCCGCCCGGTCCTGGTCGGCGCGATCGAGCAGGTCGGCGACCGCGGGATCGGCGAGGACCTCGTGGCCGGCCAGCTTGACCGCGGCGAGCTGCTCGGCCCGGGCGGCGGCGCCGCCGCTCGGCATCATCGCCGCCCAGTCCCACCTGAGCACCTCGAGCGCGCTATGCAGCGCGTGCCACCGGTGGAAGCGAGCCTCGAGGTCGGCGTAGGCGGCCATGGTCCGCGACCGTACCGCATCCGCATCCGCGTCGGCGATCGAGGGCGCGGCGGCGATTGCGCTGGCGCGCGCCCGACGGCTACGCTCCCGACGGTGTCGTGGCGCCTGACCTGGCTCGACGTGGCGGCGTGGCTCCCGGTGCGGGTGATCCGGCACACCCGCCGCGACGACGCCACCGTGCTGGCCGCGGGCGTGGCCATGTACCTGCTGCTCGGGCTCCTGCCGACGCTGGCCGCGGTGGTGTCGATCTACGCGCTGATCGCCGACCCGAGCCAGATCGAGGCGCACCTGGCCGGCCTCGACCGCGTGGTGCCGGCCGAGGTCTATCGCCTGCTGGTCGACCAGCTCCAGCGCGCCGGCCAGCGCTCGCCGGACGAGCTGCGCCTGACGGTGCTCGGCGGCGTGCTCCTGGCGCTGTGGTCGAGCCGGGCCTCGGCCAACGCGCTCCTGGTCGGGATCGAGCACGTCGACGGCACCCGCAGCCGGTGGCGCGGCTGGCGGCGGCTGGCGCTGACGTTCGTGCTGGCGCTGGGCGCGCTGGTGTCGGCGGTGACCCTGCTGGCGCTGGTCGTGGCGATGCCGGCGACGAGCGCGACCCTGGCCCCGTCGGTGCGCGGCTGGCTGGTCGCGCTGCGCTGGCCGACGCTGGTGCTGACCGGCGTCTCGGGGCTGAGCGTGCTCTACGCGCTGGGCGGGCCGCGCCGAGGCTGGCGCCACATCGTGCCGGGCGCGCTGGTCGCCACCGCGCTCGGCCTGCTGGCGTCGCTCGGCGTGTCGTACTACGTCACCGATCTCGCGAGCTACCAGGCGCTGTACGGGACGTTCGGCAGCGCGATGGTGGTCGTGCTGTGGTTCTACGCCTGCTCGCTGGCGGTGCTGATCGGCGCGGTCGTCAACACCGAGCTGCGCGTGCCGAGCGACCCCGGCGCGTCGCGCGTGTGATCGCCCGCCGTCGCCGCCGGTCGTTCGACTGGACCCCTCGGGCCCCGGCGATCTAACGTACGGCGTGCCCACTTCACCGTGTCCTGGGTGCGGCGTCGCCGTCGCGGCCGGCTACCCGCGCTGCCCCAAGTGCCACGCGCCGATGCCGGGCGTGGCGGGCGGACGGACCCGACGCGACACCAACCAGGGCGGCGGCACCACGGTCACCGCGCGGTCGTCGCGCGCGACCGGCGTGGCGCTGGTGGTCGCGGGCGCGGCCGTGCTCGCCGCCGTGGTCGCGCTGGTGATGACCAGCGGCTCGGCCCACCGCAAGGTCGCCACGGATCCGCGGGTCACCGCCGTGACGCCGATGACGTCCTCGGCGCGCCGGATCGATGACACCGCGATCGAGGCGCCGCCGCCACCCCCGGCGCCGCCGGAGCCGTGGCCGGTGCTCGACCGGCTCGAGCGCGCGCTG from Myxococcales bacterium encodes the following:
- a CDS encoding GGDEF domain-containing protein is translated as MANPQDRTSGLDEAELRGPGGCAELDQIAQATADALAVPIALVSVLDDDHEIWKGAHGLPPALADRRVAAAISSTTREVLTTGKPMLLQDARRRHRVDHAELAIVAYAGVPVVTAEGECVAVLAAIDHRPRAWHDRDVRVLRGLAHAAAAVAEQRRLTRQCDALRAELARRKLATDLLLGIAAAATTQPSADALEDTPATLGRHVGWPCVELLTLEDEELRSVGWYAADDRYHPLRQAPRRRLGDDGLAIAALRSRLPVTDHDLDRLGNTAHGRRAAELGLRTAFATPVLLQHAPIGVLELFTPEPRPVMTDLLDLLPRAALLIGQLMDRRLAARAHDRRTAELETIAMHDDLTGLLNRRGYYALAESALAIARRRREPATVLFLDVDGLKRINDRDGHAAGDELLRQVAAVLRAAFESEVIARIGGDEFVVFSNEADADALTARLDVALAAANAARGAGPPLAWSLGTATFNPEQPRSLDGLMTDADARMYAVKARHRRAEARR
- a CDS encoding carboxypeptidase M32; amino-acid sequence: MAAYADLEARFHRWHALHSALEVLRWDWAAMMPSGGAAARAEQLAAVKLAGHEVLADPAVADLLDRADQDRAALDAWQRANLVEMRRAWIHATALDARLVEALSRACSTCELRWREARPAGDFARVRPALAEVLALVREAGAAKAARLGCTPYDALLDEYEPGGRADEIAPVFDHLARVLPPLCARVVARQAAQPPPERPSGPFPIERQRALGLAVMTALGFDFAHGRLDTSLHPFCGGVPDDVRITTRYDEADFVKALMGVVHETGHAQYARGLPARWHYQPVGQSRSMGVDESQSLLFEMQAGRSRAFIDHLAPLARAHLGGSGPAWDSANLYRLYTEVRPGLIRVDADEVTYPLHVILRFRLERALIGGDLALADLPGAWNDGMRALVGVVPPSDRDGCLQDIHWFDGAWGYFPTYTLGALTAAQLFEAAGRALPDLAGAIGRGDFAPLLGWLRANVHGHASSLSARELLIRATGAPLDPAIFERHLAARYLS
- a CDS encoding YihY/virulence factor BrkB family protein, whose product is MSWRLTWLDVAAWLPVRVIRHTRRDDATVLAAGVAMYLLLGLLPTLAAVVSIYALIADPSQIEAHLAGLDRVVPAEVYRLLVDQLQRAGQRSPDELRLTVLGGVLLALWSSRASANALLVGIEHVDGTRSRWRGWRRLALTFVLALGALVSAVTLLALVVAMPATSATLAPSVRGWLVALRWPTLVLTGVSGLSVLYALGGPRRGWRHIVPGALVATALGLLASLGVSYYVTDLASYQALYGTFGSAMVVVLWFYACSLAVLIGAVVNTELRVPSDPGASRV